The genomic stretch CGGGTCAGGAGAGTTGTCTGTGGATTATTATGTAAAAACACATCGAGATAAGTAGAGAAACTGTTGGAAAAGAGATTGCATTCACTGGAAGAATGGCTAGAAAGCGTGGCGTGAAAGGACATTCCCATGAATACAGCCTCTTTGCCTGTTCTCGATTTAGACAATATCAAGCATTACTACGGAAAAGTGCTGCAAAAAAGCAGTGATCTCAAAACCAGTGCTTGCTGCACCGCTGAATCTCTTCCACGTCATCACCAGAAAATTATGCAGCTCATTCATCCTGAAGTGCAAGAACGCTTTTATGGTTGCGGCTCACCCATTCCACCTGCCATCACCGGGAAAACCGTGCTAGATCTTGGTTGCGGGTCGGGGCGAGATGTTTATCTTCTTTCAGCCTTAGTTGGCGAACACGGAAATGTCATTGGCGTAGATATGACAGACGAGCAATTGGAAGTAGCAAAAAAATATCAAGCCTTTCATCAAGAGGCTTTTGGCTACAAACAATCAAATGTTCAGTTTCACCAAGGATACATTGAAGACCTCGCAAGCCTCGGCATTGCCGATAATTCCGTAGACCTTGTGGTTTCAAATTGCGTCATCAATCTCTCGCCAAATAAAGCTAAAGTCTTTGCCGAAATTTTCCGAGTGCTGAAGCCTGGTGGTGAACTTTTTTTCTCCGACGTCTTCTCGGATAGACGCATCCCATCTGCATTAGCAACCGACCCTGTTTTACACGGCGAGTGTTTAGGTGGAGCCTTATACACTGAAGACTTCAGACGTTTGCTTTCACACTTAAACTGCAAAGACTACCGCGTGGTAAAACAAAACCGCATCGATATTCACAATCCAGAACTTGCAGCAAAGCTAGGCCCAATCCATTTTGATTCCATCACCCTTCGCGCGTTCAAACTTGAACTTGAAGATCGCTGCGAAGATTATGGCCAGACGGCGAAATATTTAGGCAATATTTCAGAGCACCCTCATTTTTTTGAGCTCGATGATCATCATCTTTTTGAAACCGAAAAATGGATGTCGGTCTGCGGAAACACTGCAAGCATGTTGCAGCAAACCCGCTTTGCATCTCACTTTGAAGTGAATGGAAACACACAACATCACTTTGGATTATTCAACTGCAACACAGACGAAAACAAAAAAGAAACAACAGACATTGCTTGTTGCTAAATCTTGAAGGAGAATTTTATGCCACATAATAGTTTTTCATGCTTAGACACTCTTTCCGTTGAAGGAAAAGAATATCACTTTTACAATCTCAAAAAAGCTGAAGCAAATGGTTTGAACAATATTTCACAGCTTCCAAAAACCTTAAAGGTTTTGCTCGAAAATTTGCTTCGTCATGAAAATGGAATCACCGTAAACAAAAAGCAAATTGAAGCCTTTTCAACATGGCTTAAGACAAAACGTTCTGACACCGATATTGCCTATCATCCCGCGCGCGTGCTGATGCAGGATTTTACTGGCGTTCCCGCTGTTGTTGATTTGGCAGCAATGCGCGATGCCATGAAACACCTTGGAGCTGATGCCCAAAAAATTAATCCACTTACCCCTGTCGATCTTGTTATTGATCACTCCGTGCAAGTTGACGAATTTGCAAACGTTCATGCGTTTCAGGCAAACGTTGATAAAGAAATGCAACGCAACCAAGAGCGTTATCAATTTTTGCGCTGGGGACAAAATGCCTTTGAAAACTTTCGCGTGGTTCCTCCTGGAACAGGGATTTGCCATCAAGTAAATTTAGAGCACTTGGGAAAAGTAGTGTGGACAAAGGAAAGCGAAGGCAAAACATTTGCATATCCTGATACGCTTGTAGGAACTGACAGCCACACCACGATGATTAACGGCCTTGGTATTTTAGGTTGGGGCATTGGCGGCATTGAAGCTGAAGCGGCAATGCTGGGACAGTCAGTCACCATGCTCATCCCAGAGGTGGTAGGCATGAAGCTTACGGGAACACTTCCCGAAGGAACAACAGCTACCGATTTAGTTTTAACGGTTACACAAATGCTTCGACAAAAAGGTGTGGTGGGAAAATTTGTCGAATTTTATGGCGACGGAATACAACACCTAAGCCTGGCTGACCGCGCAACCATATCCAATATGGCGCCAGAATATGGAGCAACCTGCGGATTCTTCCCGGTCGATCAAGAAACAGTACGTTATCTCGAATTTACTGGCCGCGGCGAATATGTTGCTCTTGTAGAAGCCTATGCAAAAGCCCAAGGGCTCTGGAGAGATGGCAATGAACCTGTTTTCACAGACACCATAGAACTTCAGCTAGAAAGTGTTCTTCCAAGCATCGCTGGCCCCAAACGCCCGCAAGATCGCGTTTTGCTGTCGCAAGCATCAGAAACATTCAAAGCGCTTCTTCATTCTTCGCTTCCAAAAAATGGAACCGGAACAGCATCTTCAGACATGCTTGAAGAAGGTGGACATCTTGAAAATAAAAATGAAACCTTTCTTTCCAAAAACAGTTTTGTAGAAGGAACAGATTATCACATTGATCACGGAAGCATCGTTATTGCAGCAATCACCAGTTGCACCAACACTTCAAATCCTTCCGTAATGCTTGCTGCCGGTTTGCTTGCCAAAAAAGCTGTAGAAAAAGGGCTAAAGGTAAAACCTTGGGTAAAAACTTCATTAGCGCCCGGATCACAAGTAGTCACCGACTATTTGGAAAAAGCGGGGCTACAAACTTATCTTGATCAACTTGGATTCAACCTTGTGGGATATGGCTGCACCACGTGCATCGGCAACTCTGGCCCACTTCCAGAAGCCATTGCAAACGCTGTGATGAAAGAAGATCTCACGGTTTGCTCAGTGCTTTCAGGAAATAGAAACTTTGAAGGCCGCATCAACCCGCATTGCAAAGCAAACTATCTTGCATCACCTCCTCTTGTTGTTGCTTATGCTCTTCTTGGAAATATGAAGTGCGATCTCACCACAAAATCTTTGGGGAAAGATAAAAATGGAAATGATGTTTACTTTAAAGACATTTGGCCAAGCAACGCGGAAATTCAAGCTACCGTTGAAAAAGCCGTTAACAAAGAAATGTTTTTGAAACGCTACGCCGACGTGTTCACTGGTCCAAAAGAATGGAAAGAAATAAAAAGCACCAATTCACTCACCTATCCTTGGAACAACAAAAGTACCTACATTCAAAATCCACCTTACTTTGTGAGCATGAATGCTAAGCCTCAAAAAATCTCCGACATTACGTGTGCAAAAGTGTTGGCAGTGCTTGGCGACTCTGTCACCACAGACCACATCTCGCCTGCAGGTGCGATAAAAGCTGACTCTCCTGCCGGCATGTATTTACAGCACGAAGGAGTAGCACCAGTTGATTTCAACTCTTACGGTTCTCGTCGCGGAAATCATGAAGTGATGATGCGCGGAACATTTGCAAATATTAGAATTCGAAACGAAATGGTTCCCGAAAAAGAAGGTGGCTACACAAAACTTCCCGACGGTTCCATCATGCCTATTTACGAAGCTGCTATAGAATATCAAAAAGCAAAAACACCGTTAGTGATCATTGCAGGAAAAGAGTATGGCACGGGCTCTTCCCGAGACTGGGCTGCAAAAGGAACCAACTTACTTGGCGTAAAGGCCGTGATTGTAGAAAGCTTCGAACGCATTCATCGTTCAAACCTTATTGGTATGGGTGTATTGCCGTTACAATTTACGCAAGGTCAAACACGAAAAACCCTAAAACTTGACGGCTCGGAAACCTTTAGCATTACAGGATTAGCAAGCGGCCTTACTCCCGGCATGTCACTTCACTGCACTATCAAACGTAACGATGGCAGCAGCGAAGATGTAAAGCTTCTGTGCAGAATTGACACTTCAGACGAACTTGAGTTTTACCAACACGGCGGCATTTTGCAGTATGTGTTGCGACAGCTGATGTAGAATTCGGAATTTTTTGCTTAACAATCTTCTCCCCTCTTAGATTAAGAGGGGCTGGGGGAGTTATGTTTTTTGAGTACAAAAACAATAACCCCACCTAACCTCCCCTTAATCTAAGGGGAGGAATGAAAGCCTTCCGTTTCCTGTTTTGACCTCTGATACCACCTCACTACCGGAACAGCCGCGAGTGGTATTACCATTCCGTAAGGGGTGGACATTAAAGGAAGAAGGCTTTGTAAAACGAAAGCCATGTAAGCGTACCCATTCATTTTTTGTCTCACCGGCGCTGAGGCTACTGTTACTAACATCGAGGCACTGAACCAAAAAAAACTTCCGAGGAGACCTAAAAGGTTTAACACTTGAAGATAAGTTTTTTTCTGAAAATCAATCTGAGGATCCAAAGCCACTTCAATCATGCTTTGAGAGTTTATATAAAAACTACATACTGCTCCAAAACCACCTAAAAACCGAAAGGTGTTTTGCATTCTCATACTTTGCCCAACCTCATTGGAAAAAACTTTAATTTTGTCTAAGGAACTTTCTGACTTACTCGCCTCTCTCACCAAATGAAGCCAATACACAATAGCTCCTGTCCCATATCCAACATCAAAAAATGAAAAAGCCACATTACTTCCACTCAAGTTTTCCCACGCTGCTTCCGATCCAAACCGTTGCCTATTTTCATGATACTGTTTCCACTCAAAGCCCAATCGGCAAGCTCCGGCAGTAATAAGGAGACCTCCGCCTAAAAAATGTAAGAATTGATGTCTCGTAAAAGCTCGATATGTCTGACTCTCTAAAGCTGCTTCGGAACTGAGGACCAACTCTTTAAACAATGTGTTGCCTCGTTGATAAAACACTTCTGCAAGCAGACGAGAACCCATTGCAGCCATGTCAGAAGTAACTGCGAACGCTTGTTTGAAATTGAGTGATGCCCCAGGAACAGCCACTGCCGCTGTAAGCGCTGCAACATCAAAACCGAGCCGAGTTCCAGCAGCATGCACTCTAAGCCTTCCCGCCTGTGCTTTTAGTTGATGTCCCCTAGCTTCCAAGTGCACCAAGTCTTGCGGGCTAAGATTTCCCACACGTCCAGCATCACTTCCCAAAAACATGCGACCAGCCACTCGGCCAGCAAAGGTATGTGATTCATACATCTTCCGCACTCCACCTGAAAATATGGGTGATGCGGGTTCGTGTGTAAGCCGAACAAGATTGCTTTGATATCTTCCCACTGCTTCCGGATGAGTAGCAACAAGCCCAAGAGCTGGACCACAAGTATCTCTCCCAAAAAGATGAAGTGCATAAGCTGGCGAAGTCGACATCGATGATCTCAATGTAGAATCAGGAGCATCTCTAGTAACAAGACTTGCAGCAGATGGTGCTGACACTCTTCGCTCTGGCTGTGATGATGGAAGACAAGCTGACATGGCCGCAGAAAATGCAAACGGCGCAAGGAAACTCCGAACTGTTGGTAAACGAAATGAAAACAAAGGATTCATCCAGGCTCCCTTCGCGAGCATTACCTCGAGCAGGTTCTATGGCTTTTTCTCAACCGCCTCGTCCGTAAATGACGAGAGCAGTACGCCAGCTGTTATTCTCAATTATCAAAAGATTTGAAGCGGATGTGCCAGCTCGGCTTTTTAAAGTAAAGGGGAAAGTACCGGAAAAAAGAGAAGGCGGTTTTAAGAGCGCATACGCGCAGATTTTGCCGCTGCAATGGCCAAATCTTTTCCCACAGACCAAATGGAACCCGGAAACGTATGGCACAGCTGCATCACCTGTTCGAAGGCATTTACAAACTGATTCACTTCCGCTTCACCAATGCACAGTGGAGGCAAAACCTTCACCACATCCATGTTATGACCAGCTACTTGTGTGAGCACATGATGATCGCGCATAAGTGGAATCACTACCATCTGTCCAAAGAGTCCAGCATTTACAGCATGCACCAGTTTCCAACCAGCTTTTAGCTTCATCGACTTTGGCTCGCCAAACTCAAAGGCAAGCATCAGCCCTTCACCACGCACATCCGCAAGCATTTCATACTTCGGCTTCATCGCAAGAATGCGAGATTTGATTTCTTCGCCACGAAGTTTTGCATTTTCTACCAGCTTGGTTTCTTCCATGTAGTCCAGCGTTGCAAGTCCAGCAATCATCGCCAAATGATTTCTGCCGAACGTACATGAATGCACAACGCATTCATCCATGCTGCGAAAGACTCTATTGTAGATTTCCTCACTGTAACAAACAGCACCAATGGGAATGTAGCCACCAGACAAGCCCTTAGCCACAAGCACAATGTCGGGCGTAATATCATAAGCATGATGCGCAAACCATTTTCCGGTTCTGCCCATGCCCGTTTGAATTTCGTCGGCAATCAGATATGCGCCGTAATGACGGCACAATTTTTCGGCATCTTGATAGTACGTAGGTTCTTCGGCGTAGACGCCCTTGCCTTGAATGGGCTCAATGATGAGTGCTGCAACGTCATCATGGCGCAGCTCTCGCTCGAGGGCATCAAGATCACCAAGTGGGATAGCAACACAAGCTGGCAGCAATTGGCCAAAATCTCGTTTGAATTCTTTGTTGCCATTTACTGAAAGCGAACCATTGGTCAAACCATGAAACGCATGATCAAAGTAAAGCACGCGCTGACGCCCACTGGCTTTGCGCACAAACTTAAGCGCACCTTCAACCGCTTCAGTTCCAGAATTGCACCAAAAAACACGTTGCGTTTTTCCGCCTACTTTTTCTAACAAGCGTTCAGCCAAAACTGCAGCCGGAAGTGGCGCATCCATTTGCACCATGCTTGGGAAATCTGCATCTAGCGCATATTTTAGGGCATCCTTTACGTACGCATTATTTCGCCCAACGTTGAACACTCCATAACCGGCAAGAAAATCGAGGTACTTCTCGCCTTTGCTATCGTACAAATAGCAGCCTTCAGCTCGCACGTATTGTTTGTCGAAGCCAATAGTTTTCAACACGCGTGCGAACTGCGGATTTACAAACTGCGCATACTTCGCAAACTGTTCATCGTGTGAAAGTTGCAGTGATTCTTCGAAAGAAAAGCTCATAAAATTTCCTTAAAAACTTTAGGCATTTTTGCATGCATCTTGTTTTTGCTTTTTTTCTAACCATTCTTGATACGACTTACCGGCCGCAAGGTCTTCTCCTGTAAGCTCTACAGAGACTACTTGAAAAAGATTGTAGCGTGCATGGTCGCCACTTCCAGCAAGGTAAAGGTCGATAAAATTTTCATCTGATGCACGAGCATTCTCATATTCGCGATTATACAAATATCCTTCCACTTTTGAATTGTCGGAAAGCGTAACCGTAACATTCCCTCTGTATTTAAAAGCGTTCTCTACTTGTTCTTTCAGTACTGGTGTAATCTGAGACATAAAAAACCCCTTCCGTTTGTAATGAGAGTCTACCTAGCCGGCTTGACAGCTTCCCGTCAAGCAGCAAAAAAGAAGTGCCAAAAGGCACCACCAAGCGAAGAAAAAACGATAATCCAAATGGGATGCAGTTTTTTCCATCCCAGCAAAAGAAACGTTGCCACAGCTGCAATCAGCATCTGGACAGGATTTCCCCACAGGCTTGTTTTTACAATTCCCACACAAGCAACAAGCATAAGTGAAATGGCACTTATATTTACGGCATCTAAAAATCGTGAGGCCAGTTTGGATTTTCGAAGTTTTGGAATAAAGGGATTAAGGGCAAGCACAAAGAAAAACGAAGGAAGAAAAATACAGATTGTTGAAAGAATTGCTCCCCAAAAACCCTGAAGCTGAAATCCAATAAAGGTTGCCGTGGTTAAAACCGGGCCCGGCGTAAACTGACCTATAGCAACAGCATCCAGCAATTGTGTTTGTGTGAGCCAGTGAAAGCGCTGCACCATTTCGCCTTCAAGGTAGGCAATAAGCACATAACCACTTCCAAAAAGAACAGACCCTATTTTTAAGAAAAAAAGCGAAAGCT from Deltaproteobacteria bacterium CG11_big_fil_rev_8_21_14_0_20_42_23 encodes the following:
- the acnA gene encoding aconitate hydratase AcnA, with amino-acid sequence MPHNSFSCLDTLSVEGKEYHFYNLKKAEANGLNNISQLPKTLKVLLENLLRHENGITVNKKQIEAFSTWLKTKRSDTDIAYHPARVLMQDFTGVPAVVDLAAMRDAMKHLGADAQKINPLTPVDLVIDHSVQVDEFANVHAFQANVDKEMQRNQERYQFLRWGQNAFENFRVVPPGTGICHQVNLEHLGKVVWTKESEGKTFAYPDTLVGTDSHTTMINGLGILGWGIGGIEAEAAMLGQSVTMLIPEVVGMKLTGTLPEGTTATDLVLTVTQMLRQKGVVGKFVEFYGDGIQHLSLADRATISNMAPEYGATCGFFPVDQETVRYLEFTGRGEYVALVEAYAKAQGLWRDGNEPVFTDTIELQLESVLPSIAGPKRPQDRVLLSQASETFKALLHSSLPKNGTGTASSDMLEEGGHLENKNETFLSKNSFVEGTDYHIDHGSIVIAAITSCTNTSNPSVMLAAGLLAKKAVEKGLKVKPWVKTSLAPGSQVVTDYLEKAGLQTYLDQLGFNLVGYGCTTCIGNSGPLPEAIANAVMKEDLTVCSVLSGNRNFEGRINPHCKANYLASPPLVVAYALLGNMKCDLTTKSLGKDKNGNDVYFKDIWPSNAEIQATVEKAVNKEMFLKRYADVFTGPKEWKEIKSTNSLTYPWNNKSTYIQNPPYFVSMNAKPQKISDITCAKVLAVLGDSVTTDHISPAGAIKADSPAGMYLQHEGVAPVDFNSYGSRRGNHEVMMRGTFANIRIRNEMVPEKEGGYTKLPDGSIMPIYEAAIEYQKAKTPLVIIAGKEYGTGSSRDWAAKGTNLLGVKAVIVESFERIHRSNLIGMGVLPLQFTQGQTRKTLKLDGSETFSITGLASGLTPGMSLHCTIKRNDGSSEDVKLLCRIDTSDELEFYQHGGILQYVLRQLM
- a CDS encoding methyltransferase type 11 is translated as MNTASLPVLDLDNIKHYYGKVLQKSSDLKTSACCTAESLPRHHQKIMQLIHPEVQERFYGCGSPIPPAITGKTVLDLGCGSGRDVYLLSALVGEHGNVIGVDMTDEQLEVAKKYQAFHQEAFGYKQSNVQFHQGYIEDLASLGIADNSVDLVVSNCVINLSPNKAKVFAEIFRVLKPGGELFFSDVFSDRRIPSALATDPVLHGECLGGALYTEDFRRLLSHLNCKDYRVVKQNRIDIHNPELAAKLGPIHFDSITLRAFKLELEDRCEDYGQTAKYLGNISEHPHFFELDDHHLFETEKWMSVCGNTASMLQQTRFASHFEVNGNTQHHFGLFNCNTDENKKETTDIACC
- a CDS encoding aspartate aminotransferase family protein — encoded protein: MSFSFEESLQLSHDEQFAKYAQFVNPQFARVLKTIGFDKQYVRAEGCYLYDSKGEKYLDFLAGYGVFNVGRNNAYVKDALKYALDADFPSMVQMDAPLPAAVLAERLLEKVGGKTQRVFWCNSGTEAVEGALKFVRKASGRQRVLYFDHAFHGLTNGSLSVNGNKEFKRDFGQLLPACVAIPLGDLDALERELRHDDVAALIIEPIQGKGVYAEEPTYYQDAEKLCRHYGAYLIADEIQTGMGRTGKWFAHHAYDITPDIVLVAKGLSGGYIPIGAVCYSEEIYNRVFRSMDECVVHSCTFGRNHLAMIAGLATLDYMEETKLVENAKLRGEEIKSRILAMKPKYEMLADVRGEGLMLAFEFGEPKSMKLKAGWKLVHAVNAGLFGQMVVIPLMRDHHVLTQVAGHNMDVVKVLPPLCIGEAEVNQFVNAFEQVMQLCHTFPGSIWSVGKDLAIAAAKSARMRS